Below is a window of Nocardioides sp. S-1144 DNA.
CCTGGCCGGTGGAGTCGCCCCGGGCCAGGGTCAGGCCGCGCAGCACCAGGCGCGGCGAGGCCTGGTCGTCGCAGTGCGACGTCGTCCAGACCTGGGCCGGGTCGCAGGTGTTCTGGTAGAGGATCCGGCGCTGACCCATCCCGCTCAGGGTGACCAGCCCACCGCCGTCGATCACCACCCGGCGTGAGGTGTTGACCACCTTCGCGGTGCGTCGCATCTCGATGGTCACCGGCCGCGGACCGCAGTCGAAGCGGATCACGCCACCCCGGCGGACGGCGCGCACCACCGCGTCCGAGGTGCAGCTCGTGCTCGAGCCGTCGCCCACCACCCGCGCCGACGAGCTCGTCACGGGCGCCCGGTCGTGGTGGGCGGACGTCGGCGCCGCCGACCCGGCCGGCGTCACGCCGACCGCGGCCAGCACGGTGAGAACCACGAGCGCGAGTCGACCCACCCGGCGAGCATAGGCGGGATCGGTCAGCCGGCGCCGTCCTGCGCGCACAGCTCCTCCATCTCGACGAGGTAGTCCGCGAGCGGGTCGAGACCGGCGTCGCTGCGGCGCTGCTCGACGCCGTCGCGGTCCTCGATCGGGGTGGCCGGCACCGGTCCGTCGTCGCCGCAGCGGATCTGCGTGCCGTAGGCCTGCGGTCGTCCCTCGGAGACCGCGACCCGGTCCTCGAGGTAGGCCAGGTTGCCGGGCGAGGCCTGGCCCGCCGCGACGGCGTCCCGCAGCAGCTCGAGGGCCCGCGCCTGGAAGGCCGGGTCGAGGTCGGCGTGCTGGGCGACGGCCCAGGCCGCATCGCCGCCGTCGCGCCCGACGAGGTCGAAACCCGGCCAGCCGTGCTCGGCGAAGATCTCCGCGAGCCGGGCCTCACGCTGGGCGAAGGTGTCCGCGGCCGGCTGCCCGGTGCTCTCGAGCTGGTCGCGCTCGAGCATCCCGACCAGCTCGTCGTGGAGCGCCTGGTCGAACCCGCCCGCGGCCGCGGACGACGTCGGCCCCGTCGG
It encodes the following:
- a CDS encoding DUF6624 domain-containing protein, which translates into the protein MRTARAAPLVTAGLLVAVVGCAGSPEAPPADDPSSSASSPPTDSTGPTGPTSSAAAGGFDQALHDELVGMLERDQLESTGQPAADTFAQREARLAEIFAEHGWPGFDLVGRDGGDAAWAVAQHADLDPAFQARALELLRDAVAAGQASPGNLAYLEDRVAVSEGRPQAYGTQIRCGDDGPVPATPIEDRDGVEQRRSDAGLDPLADYLVEMEELCAQDGAG